In a genomic window of Mucilaginibacter sp. KACC 22063:
- a CDS encoding MBL fold metallo-hydrolase: MVYLRRIAAFIFCLLSLRSTAQNSFKLVPLGVLGGADESNLSAYMLAPAGSNNFICLDAGTLHAGIEKAIANKVFSGTPEHILRQYIKGYFISHSHLDHLAGMVINAPDDTVKNIYGLKDCLKVLQTHYFTWESWANFTDAGEAPALKKFHYQELTPGEEMAVPNTEMSVTAFPLSHSNLTSTAFLVKSKNSYVLYLGDTGADEIEKSTNMHKLWEAVAPLIKSKTLKAIMIETSFPNEVPDKSLFGHFTPKWLMKEFDNLSLLTSKDELKGLNVIVTHLKLPYSNTVKIKQQLKAENKLQLNLIYPQQGKALNL, translated from the coding sequence ATGGTATACTTACGTCGTATTGCTGCTTTTATTTTTTGCCTTTTATCATTAAGGTCAACGGCTCAAAATTCTTTTAAACTTGTACCGCTTGGCGTTTTGGGTGGAGCAGATGAAAGCAACTTATCCGCTTACATGCTGGCCCCGGCCGGTTCAAATAATTTCATATGCCTTGATGCCGGTACCCTGCACGCAGGTATAGAAAAGGCAATAGCCAACAAAGTATTCAGCGGAACTCCCGAGCATATATTAAGGCAATACATCAAGGGTTATTTTATCTCTCATTCGCATCTCGACCATTTAGCGGGTATGGTAATAAACGCACCCGATGATACAGTTAAAAATATTTACGGATTAAAAGATTGTCTTAAAGTTTTGCAGACGCATTACTTTACGTGGGAAAGCTGGGCAAATTTTACCGACGCAGGCGAAGCGCCAGCTTTAAAAAAGTTTCATTACCAGGAACTAACTCCAGGTGAAGAAATGGCCGTACCAAACACAGAAATGTCGGTAACGGCGTTCCCGTTAAGTCATTCAAACCTTACCAGTACAGCATTTCTTGTAAAATCAAAAAATAGTTATGTGCTTTACTTAGGGGATACCGGTGCAGATGAAATCGAAAAAAGTACCAATATGCATAAGCTTTGGGAGGCGGTTGCCCCTTTAATAAAATCAAAAACCCTTAAAGCAATCATGATCGAGACTTCGTTCCCTAACGAAGTACCAGATAAAAGCTTGTTCGGTCATTTTACCCCAAAGTGGTTAATGAAAGAGTTTGACAATCTGAGCTTACTTACAAGTAAAGATGAACTTAAAGGACTCAACGTTATTGTCACTCACCTTAAATTGCCCTATAGTAACACTGTGAAAATTAAACAGCAGCTAAAGGCCGAAAACAAACTGCAATTAAATCTGATCTACCCGCAGCAAGGCAAGGCATTGAATTTATAA
- a CDS encoding nucleotidyltransferase family protein, which translates to MKFGLSNEVIEKIRQTITTNPKVEEIIVYGSRAKGNYKSASDIDITLKGDQLVLQDLNKLAIMLDDLLLPQKIDLSIYHHISNADLLEHIERIGQPL; encoded by the coding sequence ATGAAGTTCGGCTTATCAAATGAGGTGATTGAAAAAATCAGGCAAACAATAACAACTAATCCAAAAGTAGAAGAGATTATTGTATACGGATCCAGGGCTAAAGGGAATTATAAATCAGCATCAGATATTGATATCACACTTAAAGGCGACCAGCTCGTTTTACAGGATCTGAATAAATTAGCAATCATGCTGGACGACTTGCTTTTACCTCAGAAAATCGACCTTTCAATTTACCATCACATCTCCAACGCCGACTTGTTAGAACATATCGAAAGAATTGGCCAACCCTTATAA
- a CDS encoding nucleotidyltransferase substrate binding protein, producing MSFNEDIRWKQRFSNYKKALAQLERFVTKNDLSDLEEQGLIKAFEYTYELGWTTLKDYLEYQGILNMAGSRDVIREAFRANLITDGEKWMDMLKSRNLTSHSYNEDTADEIADAVIEVYFKLFKELELKLTGFNQQALDL from the coding sequence ATGAGTTTTAACGAAGATATACGCTGGAAACAGCGCTTTTCTAATTACAAAAAAGCTCTTGCACAACTTGAGCGTTTCGTGACTAAAAATGATTTATCTGACCTTGAAGAGCAGGGCCTTATCAAAGCATTTGAGTATACTTATGAATTAGGGTGGACTACGCTAAAGGATTACCTCGAATATCAGGGAATATTAAACATGGCGGGCTCGCGTGATGTAATCCGTGAAGCGTTTAGGGCAAATCTGATTACTGATGGCGAAAAGTGGATGGACATGCTTAAAAGCCGTAATCTTACTTCACATTCATATAATGAAGATACTGCTGATGAAATAGCTGATGCCGTTATAGAAGTATATTTTAAACTGTTTAAAGAACTTGAGCTTAAATTAACAGGCTTCAATCAGCAAGCATTAGATCTATGA
- a CDS encoding MFS transporter, with protein MQSETNAAYTRAKTFKAKIIRAAVGAMFFMAGLCFASWASRIATIQQKLSLNDAALGGVLLALPTGLMISLPVSGWLVNKIGSRRMLSVALIIYAVALIGLGSVNQVFYLIVILVCFGFAGNMTNIAVNTQAIATEKLYTKPIMASFHGLWSLAGFAGAGIGTFMIAKSIAPIYHFTIIASITTAAVILCWKNLHNDRNKNAETPAFIMPDRSLIKLGLIGFCSMICEGAMFDWSVIYFKKIIMADKAWIGAGYTAFMLTMASGRFIADWFAHKFGLKRTLQLSGALTATGLAVAVAFPHLITAIIGFLLVGFGVSSVVPLVYSAAGKSKTMSAGTAIAAVSTISFVGFLIGPPTIGFLAGAFTLRASFTFIAIMGSCVTILATRAKLDN; from the coding sequence ATGCAAAGCGAAACTAATGCGGCTTATACTCGTGCAAAAACTTTTAAAGCTAAAATTATACGTGCGGCGGTTGGCGCCATGTTTTTTATGGCTGGCTTGTGCTTTGCCAGCTGGGCATCGCGTATAGCAACTATACAACAAAAGCTTTCTCTTAACGATGCTGCTTTAGGGGGCGTGCTACTTGCGTTGCCTACGGGGTTGATGATTTCGTTACCCGTTTCTGGATGGCTGGTAAATAAAATCGGAAGCCGCCGCATGCTCTCTGTTGCATTAATTATTTATGCTGTTGCCCTGATTGGCCTTGGCAGTGTAAACCAGGTTTTTTATCTTATCGTAATACTGGTATGTTTTGGCTTTGCAGGTAACATGACCAATATTGCTGTAAATACGCAGGCCATTGCTACTGAAAAACTATACACTAAGCCTATTATGGCATCCTTCCATGGGTTGTGGAGTCTTGCAGGTTTTGCTGGCGCAGGTATAGGTACTTTTATGATCGCTAAAAGCATTGCGCCCATCTATCACTTCACAATCATTGCATCAATAACTACGGCAGCTGTTATTTTATGCTGGAAAAACCTGCATAACGACCGTAATAAAAACGCTGAAACACCGGCCTTCATAATGCCAGACCGCTCGCTGATCAAGCTTGGCCTTATCGGCTTTTGTTCTATGATATGTGAGGGGGCTATGTTTGACTGGAGCGTGATCTATTTTAAAAAGATCATCATGGCTGATAAAGCCTGGATAGGCGCAGGTTATACCGCATTTATGCTTACTATGGCATCGGGGCGCTTTATTGCCGACTGGTTTGCGCATAAATTCGGGCTTAAACGCACTTTGCAACTTAGCGGTGCACTTACAGCTACCGGCCTGGCAGTGGCAGTGGCATTTCCTCACCTCATCACGGCTATTATCGGTTTTCTATTAGTTGGGTTTGGCGTATCTTCAGTTGTTCCGCTGGTTTACAGTGCAGCAGGTAAATCAAAAACAATGTCGGCAGGTACAGCAATTGCAGCCGTATCTACAATTAGCTTTGTAGGTTTCCTGATCGGGCCGCCTACCATTGGCTTTTTAGCAGGCGCATTTACGCTAAGGGCATCATTCACTTTCATTGCCATCATGGGTTCGTGCGTAACAATATTGGCCACCAGGGCTAAGCTTGATAATTGA